From Rhizobium favelukesii, one genomic window encodes:
- a CDS encoding M20/M25/M40 family metallo-hydrolase, translating into MASRSMFSQHHKDLLSELISVDTVTPMESGRCCDLPRALDLYAAAAQRIGFTTLYRHVPTLDCEAPVSVKRRAEEMGPEFFAHQASIVLGSQDIHGCADVMFNFHIDTVGPFFPARNLQGGIHGRGAADNKGPGVAILEGIERWAANHPPEKRRPRLLIQCVAGEEGGAMGVYGTKQLMELGYHGSLNIFAIPSGGAYFDSSTCSMTLELSVDGKGATDDAPHRGDNASLILSYLCAELARQMGPICSRTDVRMTLAGVATGDMHNRVYGTGRAQFNFSYRTTRSGELVKSAVTSAIETAGFRFVDIFGGIDVFTRTAMRLDQILTVRWLKSGLPVLTNRNADWERKLADAGIKRHADDAESFTCDAMWGQGRGYSIMWGPGSLSTNGAHTSSEHIDFADLDQFADQVAALLFIASNEVTGAAACLT; encoded by the coding sequence ATGGCATCACGCAGCATGTTTAGTCAGCATCATAAAGATCTGCTGAGCGAACTCATCTCGGTGGATACGGTCACGCCGATGGAGTCAGGCAGATGCTGCGATCTTCCTCGAGCTCTGGATTTGTACGCTGCGGCAGCTCAGAGAATTGGGTTCACAACGCTGTATCGGCATGTGCCAACACTGGACTGTGAAGCCCCCGTTTCGGTGAAGCGTAGAGCAGAAGAAATGGGGCCAGAGTTCTTCGCCCACCAGGCCTCGATTGTGTTGGGATCACAGGACATCCATGGCTGCGCGGACGTAATGTTCAATTTTCATATTGATACGGTCGGCCCTTTTTTCCCTGCGAGAAACCTCCAAGGCGGTATCCATGGGCGGGGTGCTGCAGACAACAAGGGGCCTGGCGTAGCAATCCTGGAAGGAATCGAACGCTGGGCAGCCAACCACCCACCAGAGAAACGTCGCCCGCGCCTGCTTATCCAATGTGTTGCCGGCGAAGAGGGAGGCGCCATGGGCGTCTATGGCACCAAGCAACTGATGGAGTTGGGCTATCACGGCTCGCTGAACATTTTCGCTATTCCATCTGGCGGCGCGTATTTTGACTCCTCCACATGTTCGATGACCCTGGAATTATCTGTCGACGGAAAAGGAGCCACCGACGACGCACCCCACCGAGGGGACAATGCGAGTCTGATTCTCTCTTACTTATGCGCAGAACTGGCGAGACAAATGGGGCCGATTTGCTCTCGGACCGATGTGCGCATGACACTCGCCGGTGTTGCTACAGGTGACATGCATAACCGGGTGTACGGAACCGGCAGAGCGCAGTTCAACTTTTCGTATCGCACGACACGATCAGGCGAGCTTGTGAAGTCCGCAGTAACTAGCGCGATTGAAACCGCGGGTTTCCGCTTCGTAGATATTTTCGGCGGCATTGATGTTTTCACTCGTACGGCAATGCGACTTGATCAGATTCTCACCGTTCGCTGGCTCAAGAGCGGACTGCCAGTCCTCACCAATCGTAACGCAGACTGGGAAAGAAAACTCGCTGACGCAGGAATAAAACGTCACGCCGACGATGCCGAGTCTTTCACGTGCGATGCAATGTGGGGTCAAGGGCGAGGGTATTCAATTATGTGGGGACCCGGTTCGCTGTCAACGAACGGGGCACACACCTCATCTGAACATATTGACTTCGCCGATCTCGACCAGTTCGCGGATCAAGTTGCAGCGCTCTTGTTTATTGCATCAAACGAAGTGACTGGGGCTGCAGCATGTCTAACGTGA
- a CDS encoding sugar phosphate isomerase/epimerase family protein, which produces MKSPYSISGIADEAASSIAVQIATHKAIGLSHIELRSVDGSPIDALGKSEVSALIARIKQADFVVDCLDSRIGNWSRTVEYPLDDELAEIDRLANICHALGCKSVRIMSYSRGTFSAHDWQERAIERLFVFVNRAKEHGIMLLHENCDGFAGRSPSDTLRMLRIVDSTNLRLLFDTGNGLAYGYDALAFLRPIVDFVDHVHIKDGMKCGGEVTYCRAGCGHAGVAACLALLFSSGYRGVFSVEPHLAVLPHAGRADPENDRRIGLYTECAVSAGDLVRDVWHGITQHV; this is translated from the coding sequence ATGAAGTCACCCTACTCCATATCGGGAATTGCCGATGAAGCTGCGTCGTCGATCGCAGTACAGATTGCCACTCACAAAGCCATTGGCCTCTCGCACATTGAACTCAGGTCCGTCGACGGCTCCCCGATTGACGCATTGGGAAAATCTGAGGTCAGTGCCCTGATAGCCCGCATTAAACAGGCGGATTTCGTCGTTGACTGCCTCGACTCGAGAATCGGTAACTGGTCGAGAACAGTTGAGTATCCACTCGATGATGAACTAGCCGAAATCGACCGACTTGCTAATATTTGTCATGCATTGGGCTGCAAGTCAGTGCGGATCATGTCGTATTCGCGCGGCACTTTTTCGGCGCATGATTGGCAGGAACGCGCTATCGAGCGGTTGTTTGTTTTTGTAAATCGCGCCAAGGAGCACGGGATCATGCTTCTTCACGAAAATTGTGATGGTTTTGCCGGTAGATCGCCATCCGATACTCTTCGGATGCTTCGGATCGTCGATAGCACCAATCTGCGTTTGCTATTTGATACGGGTAACGGGCTCGCCTACGGATATGATGCCCTCGCGTTCTTACGGCCCATCGTCGACTTCGTCGATCACGTCCACATTAAGGATGGTATGAAGTGTGGAGGCGAAGTCACTTATTGTCGCGCTGGCTGTGGACATGCCGGCGTCGCGGCATGTTTGGCGCTACTTTTCTCAAGCGGATACAGAGGAGTTTTCTCTGTCGAGCCCCATCTAGCAGTGCTCCCGCACGCCGGTAGAGCAGACCCAGAGAACGATCGACGCATAGGCCTTTATACGGAATGTGCCGTAAGCGCTGGCGACCTAGTTCGGGATGTTTGGCATGGCATCACGCAGCATGTTTAG
- a CDS encoding DegT/DnrJ/EryC1/StrS family aminotransferase, which produces MNVSFFNYARTAALLPKALPDLLLIHCEKGEFILKSSVDFFERQVASFAGSEDLKTVAVGSASAGMQIALEALGIGPGDEVITPAYSYSSTANAIVAAGATPIFVDIQANDWSIDVDAVVAAQSIRTKAVIAVHLYSGVCDIPLLRSRLPDHIHILEDSATGFGGELRGHPLGTLGDIGVYSFYPAKPLGGLGDGGMIVTDREEVASLCRMRRNHGQDGKTRFVHHVSGHNSRMDEVNAAYLAIQMGFLVERIERRRAIAKRYDAAFTVAGVGLQHCNEPERVPYRYVVRHPDASRLRQFLFDLKIETQTGFQAPLPHQPAFAHFVEKGASLPVALQMSQQAVCLPLYPELTDAEVNHVINGVLEFGNACR; this is translated from the coding sequence ATGAACGTTTCCTTCTTCAATTACGCAAGAACGGCCGCTCTGCTGCCCAAAGCCTTGCCCGATCTTCTGCTCATTCACTGCGAGAAGGGTGAGTTCATTTTGAAATCATCAGTCGACTTCTTTGAGAGGCAGGTGGCATCGTTTGCTGGGTCTGAGGATCTTAAAACGGTGGCCGTTGGTTCTGCGTCTGCGGGCATGCAAATAGCCCTCGAGGCCTTGGGCATTGGCCCAGGGGATGAGGTTATTACCCCCGCATATTCATACTCATCCACAGCAAATGCGATCGTAGCGGCCGGCGCGACACCGATCTTTGTCGATATCCAGGCGAACGATTGGTCAATTGACGTTGATGCAGTTGTGGCAGCGCAATCGATACGCACCAAGGCCGTCATCGCAGTGCATCTTTATAGTGGTGTTTGCGACATTCCTCTGCTGCGATCGAGATTGCCGGACCATATCCATATTCTTGAAGATAGCGCGACCGGTTTTGGTGGAGAGCTTCGAGGTCACCCGTTGGGAACTCTCGGTGACATTGGCGTGTACTCGTTTTATCCGGCGAAGCCGCTTGGCGGCTTGGGCGATGGCGGGATGATTGTCACAGACCGAGAAGAGGTTGCCAGTCTCTGCCGGATGCGCAGGAATCATGGGCAGGATGGAAAGACGCGTTTTGTTCACCACGTAAGCGGCCACAATAGCCGTATGGACGAAGTGAATGCTGCCTACCTCGCGATACAGATGGGATTTCTTGTGGAGAGGATCGAGCGCCGTCGGGCGATCGCAAAACGATACGACGCGGCTTTCACCGTCGCCGGAGTTGGCCTTCAGCATTGCAATGAACCAGAGCGAGTCCCGTATCGATATGTCGTTCGGCATCCAGATGCCAGTCGTTTGCGGCAGTTTCTTTTCGATCTCAAAATAGAAACCCAAACAGGGTTCCAGGCACCCCTGCCCCACCAGCCGGCTTTCGCGCACTTCGTGGAGAAAGGAGCGTCGTTGCCTGTGGCCCTTCAGATGAGCCAGCAGGCTGTCTGTTTGCCACTGTATCCGGAGCTGACGGATGCCGAGGTAAACCATGTGATCAACGGTGTGCTTGAGTTCGGAAACGCCTGCAGATGA
- a CDS encoding DegT/DnrJ/EryC1/StrS family aminotransferase: MLVPFYSNTQEMRSLTPDLRREFAFLVEQDTLVNGPMVKRFEKELSDYTGAKYVIATSNASDALELVLRSLGIGPGDEVIVPCYSFFSSVSCIRKVGATPVFVDIDAPTYALNLLDVEAAITRDTKAIMVVHLFCQMADMQALNAVATRHQVLIVEDSAEAIGMTQNGVHAGRFGSAGVLSFFPTKTLGALGDAGAIITDDPKLAVAMRQTGDLGRDGSGLAVRRGICSRMDDWHAIVLSHRLRTLKANIERRQEVAALYSRLLGQVPDVQLPRLTSYVKSGEEVFYVYLVQVKQRDELAKFLLAQGIVTETYYPMPLHLQPAMSDLGYRVGCFPVAETAASKALALPIHPEIQKAQIEYTVEAIARFYSSR, from the coding sequence ATGCTAGTGCCATTCTATAGCAATACGCAGGAAATGCGGAGTCTTACTCCTGATCTCAGACGTGAGTTTGCGTTTCTGGTTGAGCAGGACACTCTTGTTAATGGTCCTATGGTCAAGCGCTTTGAGAAAGAACTGTCAGATTATACCGGAGCAAAATATGTAATTGCGACGTCCAATGCTTCGGACGCCCTAGAGCTGGTTCTTCGCTCGCTTGGCATCGGACCGGGCGATGAAGTTATTGTTCCGTGCTATTCCTTTTTTTCTTCCGTGTCCTGCATTCGAAAAGTTGGCGCGACTCCAGTTTTCGTCGATATCGATGCCCCAACTTACGCCTTGAACCTGCTTGATGTCGAGGCGGCAATTACGCGGGACACGAAAGCAATCATGGTCGTCCATCTTTTCTGTCAGATGGCCGACATGCAGGCGTTGAATGCGGTTGCCACGCGACATCAAGTTCTCATTGTTGAAGATAGCGCCGAAGCAATCGGGATGACTCAGAATGGCGTGCACGCAGGCAGGTTTGGATCAGCTGGCGTACTGTCGTTCTTCCCGACAAAAACATTGGGCGCATTAGGAGACGCTGGAGCGATTATCACGGACGATCCTAAACTGGCGGTCGCGATGCGTCAGACGGGAGATCTCGGACGGGACGGGTCAGGCCTTGCTGTTAGACGCGGCATTTGCAGCCGTATGGACGACTGGCATGCCATCGTACTTTCTCACAGGTTGCGGACACTCAAAGCTAATATCGAGCGCCGCCAAGAAGTGGCGGCACTTTACTCTCGACTACTCGGGCAAGTGCCCGACGTTCAGTTGCCTCGTCTTACCTCATACGTGAAGAGCGGTGAGGAAGTGTTCTACGTCTATTTGGTCCAGGTTAAACAAAGGGATGAACTGGCAAAGTTTCTACTTGCGCAGGGGATCGTCACAGAAACCTATTATCCCATGCCTCTTCATTTGCAGCCTGCCATGTCGGACTTGGGGTATCGCGTCGGCTGCTTTCCTGTCGCAGAAACGGCTGCATCCAAGGCGCTCGCACTTCCTATCCATCCCGAGATTCAAAAGGCTCAGATCGAATATACGGTTGAAGCCATTGCCAGGTTCTACTCATCCAGATGA